In one window of Chryseobacterium phocaeense DNA:
- a CDS encoding DUF1398 domain-containing protein, with translation MKFTIDQIKAEHQKVKSGADFPAYIQGMKNLGVSKYTVYVADGNTQYFDTDNQSLTSGKKYDELTVSENLNLEQFKTRLKLHQQGGTDYPTFCSDCAENGVEGWKMDLDAMTCTYFDKQENEILVEQIPG, from the coding sequence ATGAAATTTACAATTGACCAAATTAAGGCAGAACATCAGAAAGTAAAAAGCGGAGCAGATTTTCCGGCATACATTCAGGGAATGAAGAATTTGGGTGTTTCAAAGTATACCGTATATGTGGCTGACGGAAATACGCAGTATTTTGACACAGATAATCAATCCTTAACTTCAGGAAAAAAATATGATGAACTTACCGTTTCAGAAAACCTAAATCTCGAGCAGTTTAAGACAAGGTTAAAGCTTCACCAGCAGGGAGGAACAGATTATCCTACATTCTGCAGCGACTGTGCAGAAAACGGAGTGGAAGGCTGGAAAATGGATCTGGATGCCATGACCTGTACATATTTTGATAAACAGGAAAACGAAATTCTCGTAGAGCAGATTCCCGGATAA
- a CDS encoding VOC family protein, whose translation MASVNVYLSFNGNCREAFDFYKSVFGGEYPYIGTFGEMPPMEGKETPEADKDKIMHVSLPISKETILMGSDTGEEWGAHYKQGNNFSVSINADSKEEADTLFNGLSAGGQVTMPMADTFWGAYFGMFTDKFGINWMVNYDDPAKMQQHP comes from the coding sequence ATGGCATCAGTAAACGTTTATTTATCATTTAATGGAAACTGCAGAGAAGCATTCGATTTCTATAAATCAGTTTTCGGGGGAGAATATCCTTACATCGGAACTTTCGGGGAAATGCCTCCAATGGAAGGCAAAGAAACTCCTGAAGCAGACAAAGACAAAATCATGCACGTTTCTCTTCCTATTTCAAAAGAAACCATACTAATGGGAAGTGATACGGGTGAAGAATGGGGCGCACACTATAAGCAGGGAAATAACTTTTCTGTTTCTATTAACGCAGACTCTAAGGAAGAGGCAGACACATTATTCAACGGGCTTTCTGCAGGCGGACAGGTAACCATGCCAATGGCAGATACCTTCTGGGGCGCTTATTTCGGAATGTTTACAGACAAGTTCGGGATCAATTGGATGGTTAATTATGATGATCCTGCTAAAATGCAGCAGCATCCTTAA
- a CDS encoding SRPBCC family protein, which yields MKILKKIIIVLASVLILWMVVAAFISGDCVYEKSITINAPVEKVWQQTNTLKAMDQWSPWNDLDPGMKKDWTGTTGQPGEKVCWDSEKDAAGKGCQEVKKVDAAGKRIETQIVFLTPYESEANAYVKIVPEGSGSKATWGFTSKIPYPFTVMKLFMNLEDAIGKDYQKGLDRLKELSERP from the coding sequence ATGAAAATATTAAAGAAGATCATTATTGTCCTAGCATCGGTCCTTATACTATGGATGGTGGTGGCCGCATTTATTTCCGGGGATTGTGTTTATGAAAAATCAATAACCATCAATGCTCCGGTGGAAAAAGTCTGGCAGCAGACGAATACATTGAAAGCCATGGACCAATGGAGCCCGTGGAACGATCTGGATCCGGGAATGAAAAAGGACTGGACAGGAACTACGGGACAGCCGGGGGAAAAAGTATGCTGGGACAGTGAAAAAGATGCTGCCGGAAAAGGATGCCAGGAAGTGAAGAAAGTGGATGCGGCAGGTAAAAGAATTGAAACGCAAATCGTTTTCTTGACACCCTATGAAAGTGAGGCCAATGCGTATGTAAAAATTGTCCCTGAGGGCAGCGGAAGCAAAGCCACATGGGGATTCACTTCAAAAATACCTTATCCGTTCACGGTAATGAAATTGTTTATGAATTTGGAAGATGCTATAGGAAAAGATTACCAGAAAGGACTGGACAGATTAAAAGAATTATCTGAAAGACCTTAA
- a CDS encoding VOC family protein translates to MRLGAFSISLSVKDLQKSKDFYEKLGFTAMGGNMDQNYLIMKNGSTLVGLFQAMFDGNMLTFNPGWDENAQNLESFDDVRSIQKHLKENGVELDKSADETTSGPEHIFLKDPDGNMILIDQHR, encoded by the coding sequence ATGAGATTAGGAGCATTTTCAATCAGTTTAAGTGTAAAAGATCTTCAGAAGTCTAAAGATTTTTACGAAAAACTGGGTTTTACCGCTATGGGCGGAAATATGGATCAGAATTATCTGATCATGAAAAACGGAAGCACATTGGTCGGTCTGTTCCAGGCCATGTTTGATGGAAATATGCTGACCTTCAATCCGGGATGGGATGAAAACGCCCAGAATCTGGAATCGTTTGATGATGTACGCAGCATTCAGAAACATTTAAAAGAAAACGGAGTGGAGCTGGATAAATCAGCAGATGAAACCACTTCGGGACCTGAGCATATTTTCCTGAAAGATCCGGACGGGAATATGATTTTAATTGATCAACACAGATAA
- a CDS encoding DinB family protein: MENVFDAKDAQNYIDRINNLVEDTHGLWGKMTVDQMLAHCSVSYEMVYEPEKHKKPGAIAKFILKTFLKPKIVGEKAYPRDSPTAPQFVITGRKNFDEEKKRLIGFIQKTQQLGPDAFDGKESSSFGKLNAQEWNNMFAKHLNHHLAQFGV, from the coding sequence ATGGAAAATGTATTTGATGCAAAAGATGCTCAAAACTATATTGACAGGATCAATAATCTGGTGGAAGATACCCATGGTTTATGGGGTAAAATGACTGTAGACCAGATGCTTGCACACTGCAGTGTGTCCTACGAAATGGTATACGAGCCTGAAAAGCATAAAAAACCGGGAGCCATTGCGAAATTTATTTTAAAGACTTTTCTGAAGCCTAAAATTGTAGGAGAAAAAGCCTATCCAAGAGATTCCCCTACAGCGCCGCAGTTTGTGATTACCGGAAGAAAAAACTTTGACGAAGAGAAAAAAAGACTGATCGGTTTCATCCAGAAAACACAGCAGCTGGGTCCGGATGCTTTTGATGGTAAGGAATCGTCCTCTTTCGGAAAACTAAACGCACAGGAGTGGAATAATATGTTTGCCAAACATCTGAATCACCACCTGGCTCAGTTTGGAGTATAA
- a CDS encoding ABC transporter permease: protein MKEFFRLLKREFRLFIGNSTLRTVFFLAPVFYATLLGFVYKSGKVENTPVLVIDRDNTPLSNQLTDMLDDNKSISIIKYPQEPFSIKDEVIRHEAAAVVIIPSRFEADMLQKKYPELNVYVNTGNVLTANFASKALQLTIGTFSAGASIKALQKAGMPATKAATQYEPFKANYITLFNTTGNYLIFMWPAMLAVVLQQVILLAMAVSFAAEFERGSFVKEYVKMKRWAFPTMLIKVIPIWVFSILIVGIYYFMHMIFRVPMPEGILSFILLTAVFVGSASFLGVFISILIPDALKATQILMVIASPAFIISGFTWPLSAMPDFVQLMANIIPLTPFLQAFKILLIQKGSVELTFPYLQHLSILLVFYAVLGWIALKVKLWLIFKKTEKIE, encoded by the coding sequence ATGAAAGAATTTTTCCGGCTTTTAAAACGGGAGTTCAGGCTTTTTATCGGCAATTCTACCCTGAGGACCGTCTTCTTCCTGGCCCCGGTATTCTATGCCACTTTGCTGGGCTTTGTCTATAAAAGCGGGAAAGTGGAAAATACACCGGTACTCGTAATCGACAGGGACAATACCCCTTTGTCGAACCAGCTGACGGATATGCTGGATGATAATAAAAGCATAAGCATCATTAAATATCCACAGGAGCCTTTCAGCATAAAAGATGAAGTGATCCGGCATGAGGCGGCGGCGGTGGTGATCATCCCGTCAAGGTTTGAAGCGGATATGCTCCAGAAAAAATATCCCGAGCTGAATGTTTATGTCAATACCGGAAACGTTCTTACCGCCAATTTCGCATCCAAAGCCCTGCAGCTTACCATAGGAACATTTTCCGCCGGAGCATCCATCAAAGCTTTACAAAAGGCAGGAATGCCCGCAACAAAAGCAGCAACACAGTATGAGCCTTTTAAAGCGAATTATATCACCCTTTTCAATACCACCGGAAACTATCTTATTTTCATGTGGCCGGCCATGCTGGCTGTGGTTTTGCAACAGGTGATTCTTCTCGCCATGGCCGTAAGTTTCGCGGCTGAGTTTGAAAGAGGATCATTTGTGAAAGAATATGTCAAAATGAAAAGATGGGCATTTCCAACGATGTTGATCAAGGTGATTCCCATCTGGGTGTTCTCCATTCTGATTGTGGGAATTTATTACTTTATGCATATGATATTCAGGGTTCCGATGCCGGAAGGAATACTCAGTTTTATTCTTCTTACCGCAGTTTTTGTAGGTTCTGCATCATTTTTAGGCGTATTTATCAGTATTCTTATTCCTGATGCTTTGAAAGCAACACAGATTCTGATGGTCATTGCATCACCGGCATTTATTATCAGTGGGTTTACGTGGCCATTGAGTGCAATGCCTGATTTTGTGCAGCTGATGGCAAATATTATTCCCCTGACGCCTTTTCTCCAGGCATTTAAAATCTTACTGATCCAGAAAGGTTCGGTTGAACTTACATTTCCCTATTTGCAGCATTTGAGTATCCTGCTTGTATTCTACGCTGTTCTCGGCTGGATTGCATTAAAGGTCAAGCTGTGGCTGATTTTTAAAAAGACAGAAAAGATTGAGTAG
- a CDS encoding HlyD family secretion protein: protein MHKNIFIIFTVLFLAGSCTKKKENLNDSEGKVKKEVISFAPKVTGRILKIYVTEGQSVKKGDTMALLDVPEVSAKIAQAQGAVSAATAQEQMAKNGATADQLRQLKAKYKGLKEQYEFAQKSFKRANNMYRDSLMSPQAYDEVYAKLQGAKAQYDAVVAELDDVQRGTRVEKVEMAAGQASQAKGALQEANVAYSERYIIATNDMEVETISLNTGELATAGFALFNGYIPKSTYFRFTVPESSISKYKKGQDVNMQVVYNKENLQGTVVYIKQLTRYADITTAYPDYQLQDAVYEIKVKPKDMNKAKGILVNANVILK from the coding sequence ATGCATAAAAATATATTCATAATATTTACAGTTCTTTTTCTGGCAGGGAGTTGCACTAAGAAAAAAGAAAATCTTAATGATTCCGAAGGAAAAGTGAAAAAGGAAGTGATCTCTTTCGCACCGAAAGTAACCGGAAGGATCTTAAAAATATACGTAACAGAAGGCCAGAGTGTGAAAAAAGGAGATACAATGGCATTGCTTGATGTACCGGAAGTTTCTGCAAAAATTGCCCAGGCTCAGGGAGCGGTAAGTGCGGCAACGGCCCAGGAACAGATGGCCAAAAACGGAGCCACGGCAGATCAGCTGAGGCAGCTTAAAGCCAAATACAAAGGCTTGAAAGAGCAGTATGAATTTGCCCAGAAATCTTTTAAAAGAGCCAATAATATGTACCGCGACAGCCTCATGTCTCCACAGGCATATGATGAGGTATATGCCAAACTTCAGGGCGCAAAGGCACAATACGATGCAGTGGTGGCAGAACTGGATGATGTACAACGCGGAACCCGTGTTGAAAAAGTGGAAATGGCAGCCGGACAGGCCTCGCAGGCTAAAGGAGCACTGCAGGAAGCCAATGTGGCCTATTCCGAAAGATATATTATTGCAACAAATGATATGGAAGTAGAAACCATCAGCCTCAATACAGGCGAACTGGCTACGGCAGGTTTTGCATTATTTAACGGGTATATTCCGAAAAGCACCTATTTCAGGTTTACCGTTCCGGAAAGTTCCATTTCAAAATATAAAAAAGGACAGGACGTGAATATGCAGGTGGTGTATAACAAAGAGAATCTGCAGGGCACAGTGGTGTATATCAAACAGTTGACCAGATATGCGGATATCACAACAGCTTATCCCGATTACCAGCTTCAGGATGCCGTTTACGAAATTAAAGTGAAGCCGAAAGACATGAATAAGGCCAAAGGAATATTGGTGAATGCTAACGTTATCCTGAAATAA